GGAGATCGCCATGCCCATCGTCACCATCCAGGTTACGCGGGAGGGCTCGGGCCCCGGGCGCGACGCCGTCACGGCCGACGAAAAGGCCGCCCTGATCGCCGGCGTCAGCCAGCTGCTGCTCGACGTGCTGCACAAGCCCCTGGACTCGACCTTCGTGGTCATCGAGGAGGTGGCGCTGGAGAACTGGGGGTGGGGCGGTCTGCCCGCCCTGGAGTTCCGGCGACGGCGAACCGCCGGCGAGACCTAGAGCCTGCCCCATGCGTGGTCCTCGTCCTTCGACAAGCTCAGGATGAGGACCATCGCGTAGGCCTCGGCAGTCGGAAACCTCATCCTGGGCTTGTCGAAGGACGAGGTTTCGGTTCCGCTATTTTTGTAACAAGGACGCCAGCCATGGCCTCTTCGAACCCCAACCGCCTGCTCGACCTGTTCGGCGTCGATCTGCCGATCATCCAGGCGCCGATGGCCGGCGCGACGACGACCGACATGGTCATCGCCGTCAGCAACGCCGGTGGCCTGGGCTCGCTGCCCAGCGCCGTCTACGCCGAGAGCGACCTGCGCGCGGCCCTGGACATGGTGCGCGCCGGCACGGCCA
The window above is part of the Caulobacter soli genome. Proteins encoded here:
- a CDS encoding tautomerase family protein, whose amino-acid sequence is MPIVTIQVTREGSGPGRDAVTADEKAALIAGVSQLLLDVLHKPLDSTFVVIEEVALENWGWGGLPALEFRRRRTAGET